In a genomic window of Hyphomonas sp.:
- a CDS encoding GIY-YIG nuclease family protein, translated as MWILFGWHTWWGESGRPYRFKITLTKKGLPDDAGIYIFVQRRFAFFLFPLYIGKAANFKNRLIGHERWWEAWWKRGATERHVLVVKKASDRARIEEDLIRRYQPRMNDILIPRGHNDAPNNARLRFWWKLKRMFRIPFLAR; from the coding sequence ATGTGGATATTGTTCGGGTGGCACACCTGGTGGGGCGAGTCGGGACGGCCCTATCGTTTCAAGATCACGCTGACCAAGAAGGGCCTGCCGGACGATGCCGGCATCTATATCTTCGTGCAGCGCCGCTTCGCCTTCTTCCTGTTCCCGCTCTATATCGGCAAGGCCGCGAACTTCAAGAACCGGCTGATCGGCCATGAGCGCTGGTGGGAAGCCTGGTGGAAACGCGGCGCGACCGAGCGGCACGTGCTGGTCGTGAAGAAAGCCTCTGACCGGGCGCGGATCGAGGAAGACCTGATCCGCCGCTATCAGCCGCGCATGAACGACATCCTGATCCCGCGCGGCCACAATGATGCGCCCAACAATGCCCGCCTGCGCTTCTGGTGGAAGCTGAAGCGCATGTTCCGGATCCCCTTCCTGGCACGCTAG
- a CDS encoding XRE family transcriptional regulator, translated as MQFDTDAAKIKRWREERHWSQEHLAELAGIGVRTVQRIETGEKASGDSLKALAAAFNVDVMALTLDAKTEAEAMIREKNAKVTAAMRLGFFIHLASYLFGMVVFAGISLSIGGERYAMLTPTIWWTVGLAGHGLALVLVELTARYQQQIGAAD; from the coding sequence ATGCAGTTCGACACAGATGCCGCAAAGATCAAACGCTGGCGGGAAGAACGCCACTGGTCACAGGAACATCTGGCCGAACTGGCCGGGATTGGCGTGCGCACGGTGCAGCGGATCGAGACCGGCGAGAAGGCCTCCGGCGACTCCCTGAAGGCGCTGGCGGCGGCGTTCAATGTCGATGTCATGGCGCTGACGCTGGACGCGAAGACCGAAGCCGAGGCCATGATCCGGGAAAAGAACGCCAAGGTGACCGCCGCGATGCGTCTGGGCTTTTTCATCCATCTGGCCAGCTATCTGTTCGGCATGGTCGTGTTTGCCGGGATCAGCCTGAGCATTGGCGGGGAGCGCTATGCGATGCTGACGCCGACAATCTGGTGGACGGTCGGCCTGGCCGGCCATGGCCTGGCCCTAGTCCTGGTCGAACTGACCGCGCGCTACCAGCAGCAAATTGGCGCGGCGGACTGA
- the ttcA gene encoding tRNA 2-thiocytidine(32) synthetase TtcA, producing the protein MADDTTSFSAAPPLFADAPSGVSFKKLRKRLVRGALKAIDDYKMVDRRAVDAGEAKRPKWLICLSGGKDSYGLLAVLLDLQWQGALPVDLVACNLDQGQPGFPKHVLPDWLDTVGVRYRIETQDTYSIVTEKVPEGRTFCAMCSRLRRGILYRIAREEGCDAIVLGHHRDDALETFMMNFVHGGRLAAMPPKLLNDEGDVFVLRPLITAAEDDLAKFAEAMAFPIIPCNLCGSQDGLQRVAMKQMLDEWEKKKPGVRQVMAHALATVRPSHLHDPRVFDFAGLEIGDPGEDDPNVPF; encoded by the coding sequence ATGGCAGATGACACGACCTCCTTTTCCGCCGCGCCGCCCCTGTTTGCGGATGCGCCGTCCGGCGTCAGCTTCAAGAAGCTGCGCAAGCGGCTGGTGCGCGGCGCGCTGAAGGCGATTGACGATTACAAAATGGTCGACCGGCGGGCGGTGGATGCCGGAGAGGCGAAACGGCCGAAATGGCTGATCTGCCTGTCCGGCGGCAAGGATTCCTATGGCTTGCTGGCGGTCCTGCTGGATTTGCAATGGCAGGGGGCACTGCCGGTGGACCTGGTCGCGTGCAATCTGGACCAGGGCCAGCCGGGGTTTCCGAAACATGTCCTGCCGGACTGGCTGGACACGGTTGGCGTGCGCTACCGGATCGAGACGCAGGACACCTATTCCATCGTCACCGAGAAGGTTCCCGAAGGGCGCACCTTCTGCGCCATGTGTTCCCGCCTGCGCCGGGGAATCCTGTATCGCATCGCGCGGGAAGAAGGCTGTGACGCCATTGTGCTCGGCCATCACCGTGACGATGCGCTGGAAACCTTCATGATGAATTTCGTGCATGGCGGGCGGCTCGCCGCGATGCCGCCAAAGCTGCTGAATGACGAGGGCGACGTGTTTGTGCTCCGCCCGCTGATTACGGCGGCGGAAGACGATCTTGCGAAGTTTGCCGAGGCGATGGCATTCCCGATCATTCCCTGCAATCTGTGCGGCAGCCAGGACGGCCTGCAGCGCGTGGCGATGAAGCAGATGCTGGACGAGTGGGAGAAGAAGAAGCCGGGCGTGCGGCAGGTGATGGCCCATGCGCTGGCCACAGTGCGCCCAAGCCATCTGCACGACCCGCGCGTGTTCGACTTCGCTGGCCTCGAAATTGGCGATCCGGGTGAAGATGATCCGAACGTACCGTTCTAG
- a CDS encoding DUF2165 family protein produces MIRLSKILLIVFVGLQGLFYALNNVVNFEAAKGFVQGVLPMAGNEAYPNAFGPAVSSPVLITIVLCCIIIGELLVAACSFKGAYDMFRVRGSSAESFHDAKTWAIMGCVMALLVWFGLFMVIGGAYFQMWQTPLGAAAQGGAFQYAISSGIVLLFVNAPD; encoded by the coding sequence ATGATAAGACTGTCGAAAATATTGCTCATCGTGTTTGTCGGGCTGCAGGGCCTGTTCTATGCGCTCAATAACGTCGTGAATTTCGAGGCCGCGAAAGGATTCGTCCAGGGCGTGCTGCCGATGGCGGGCAACGAGGCCTATCCCAACGCCTTCGGGCCAGCTGTTTCATCTCCGGTCCTGATCACGATTGTCCTGTGTTGCATCATCATTGGCGAACTTTTGGTTGCCGCATGCTCGTTCAAGGGCGCGTATGACATGTTCCGGGTGCGGGGCAGTTCTGCAGAGAGTTTCCACGATGCAAAAACCTGGGCAATCATGGGCTGCGTCATGGCGCTGCTGGTCTGGTTCGGCCTGTTCATGGTGATTGGCGGCGCCTACTTCCAGATGTGGCAGACCCCGCTAGGCGCGGCCGCACAGGGCGGCGCATTCCAGTACGCAATCTCCAGCGGCATCGTTCTCTTGTTCGTCAACGCGCCTGACTGA
- a CDS encoding acyl-CoA dehydrogenase family protein yields the protein MADTETSMDVQNDLNDLRMSDAAVPLYEHVKTFIRDVVNPMSEEFERLGEGKTDIWSYAPGQLEALEKAKDEAKKQGLWNFFLPDAETGEGLKNLDYAYIAAELGKNPLASETMNCSAPDTGNMEVLERVGTPEQKERWLKPLLNGEIRSAFAMTEPALPSSDAKNVSMSAVLEGDEWVINGEKFYISGAGDPRCKIMICMVKTSPDAAPNKQQSQILVPLPHPGVTILGPMHVFGDPDAPHGHMHIRFENVRVPKENILLGEGRGFEISQLRLGPGRIHHCMRSLGAAEKALDLMVVRGMTRQAFGRDLIKLGGNLEKVSRARIEIEAMRMMVLKAAKAMDVLGNKEARVWISMVKAMVPERVCAIIDDAIQMHGAAGVSQWTPLARMYANQRTLRLADGPDEVHHMVVGRAETRKYTGEEEDPAMAAVWRK from the coding sequence ATGGCGGATACCGAAACGTCCATGGACGTCCAGAATGATTTGAATGATCTACGCATGTCGGATGCGGCCGTGCCGCTCTACGAGCATGTGAAGACCTTCATTCGCGACGTCGTGAACCCGATGAGCGAGGAATTTGAACGCCTCGGCGAAGGCAAGACGGATATCTGGTCCTATGCGCCGGGCCAGCTGGAAGCGCTCGAAAAGGCAAAGGACGAAGCCAAGAAGCAGGGCCTGTGGAACTTCTTCCTGCCGGATGCCGAAACCGGCGAAGGCCTGAAGAATCTCGACTATGCCTATATCGCGGCAGAGCTGGGCAAGAACCCGCTGGCTTCGGAGACCATGAACTGCTCCGCGCCGGACACGGGCAATATGGAAGTGCTCGAGCGTGTCGGCACGCCGGAACAGAAAGAGCGCTGGCTGAAGCCTCTGCTGAATGGCGAGATCCGGTCGGCCTTCGCCATGACCGAGCCGGCCCTGCCGTCTTCCGACGCCAAGAACGTCTCCATGAGCGCCGTGCTCGAAGGCGATGAGTGGGTGATCAATGGCGAAAAATTCTACATATCCGGCGCCGGAGACCCGCGCTGCAAGATCATGATCTGCATGGTGAAGACCAGCCCGGATGCCGCGCCGAACAAGCAGCAGAGCCAGATCCTTGTGCCGCTGCCGCACCCGGGAGTCACCATTCTCGGACCGATGCATGTCTTTGGCGATCCGGATGCGCCGCACGGTCACATGCATATCCGTTTCGAAAACGTGCGTGTACCGAAGGAAAATATCCTGCTCGGCGAAGGCCGCGGCTTCGAAATCTCTCAGCTCCGTCTCGGGCCGGGCCGCATCCACCACTGCATGCGCTCGCTGGGCGCTGCTGAAAAGGCGCTGGACCTGATGGTCGTGCGCGGCATGACACGCCAGGCCTTTGGCCGTGACTTGATCAAGCTGGGTGGAAACCTCGAAAAGGTCTCGCGTGCCCGCATCGAGATTGAAGCCATGCGCATGATGGTCCTCAAGGCCGCCAAGGCGATGGACGTGCTGGGCAACAAGGAAGCCCGCGTCTGGATTTCCATGGTCAAGGCCATGGTACCGGAACGCGTGTGTGCCATCATCGACGATGCCATCCAGATGCATGGCGCTGCCGGTGTATCGCAATGGACGCCGCTGGCCCGCATGTATGCCAATCAGCGCACGCTGCGCCTGGCGGACGGCCCGGACGAAGTGCACCACATGGTGGTTGGCCGCGCCGAAACCCGCAAATACACGGGCGAAGAGGAAGACCCGGCCATGGCCGCCGTCTGGCGGAAATAG
- a CDS encoding sulfite exporter TauE/SafE family protein yields the protein MSPVSAVIILVTVLATSFLSGIFGMAGGIIFMGVLTALLPVATAMILHGTVQMVANGYRAYLWRKHIHWRVFRRYALGSIAAVALLFALSWRPEKQMVYLLLGLVTLLVWLPKSVADLDIQKPFQAEGAGFVVQALNTVAGVAGPLMDQFFVHTDLHRHEIVATKSITQVLAHFVKIIFWSVPVVLASGMQALPPAWLVLAAIPLSMLGTTLGGKVLDRMSDVNFKRGMKYLVTAVGAVMLMRAAGWL from the coding sequence ATGAGCCCGGTTTCCGCCGTCATCATCCTGGTCACCGTGCTGGCCACAAGCTTCCTGTCCGGCATATTCGGCATGGCAGGCGGCATCATCTTCATGGGCGTGCTGACGGCGCTGCTGCCCGTGGCAACCGCGATGATCCTGCACGGCACGGTGCAGATGGTGGCGAATGGCTATCGCGCCTATCTCTGGCGCAAGCACATTCACTGGCGTGTCTTCCGCCGCTATGCGCTTGGCTCGATTGCGGCAGTCGCCCTGCTGTTCGCGCTCAGCTGGCGCCCGGAAAAGCAGATGGTGTACCTGTTGCTGGGTCTGGTGACGCTGCTGGTCTGGTTGCCGAAATCGGTTGCCGATCTGGACATCCAGAAACCCTTTCAGGCCGAAGGCGCGGGCTTTGTCGTACAAGCGCTGAACACGGTGGCCGGCGTTGCCGGACCATTGATGGACCAGTTCTTCGTCCATACCGACCTGCACCGGCACGAGATTGTGGCAACCAAATCCATCACGCAGGTTCTGGCGCACTTCGTGAAGATCATCTTCTGGAGCGTTCCGGTCGTCCTGGCATCCGGCATGCAGGCCCTTCCGCCGGCCTGGCTGGTCCTGGCGGCCATCCCGCTGTCCATGCTGGGCACGACTCTGGGCGGCAAGGTGCTGGACCGGATGAGCGACGTGAACTTCAAGCGCGGCATGAAATACCTGGTCACGGCAGTCGGCGCAGTGATGCTGATGCGCGCCGCAGGCTGGCTCTGA